A window from Citrobacter amalonaticus encodes these proteins:
- a CDS encoding tripartite tricarboxylate transporter TctB family protein produces MSDRIFAGIWLLLCIAGLFIAWQIQSEYSYEPVGPRPFPLGIIALMALCALALLLRHPDVVDWPRRHVLQKLLTMVIVLLMYAWGFEWLGFPVATAILTLVIGILFGATLPAAGISGAILGVALWYAFDRLLDVTLPLGAWLS; encoded by the coding sequence ATGAGCGATCGTATTTTCGCCGGTATCTGGCTGTTGCTGTGTATCGCCGGGCTGTTTATCGCCTGGCAAATTCAGAGTGAATACAGTTACGAACCGGTCGGCCCGCGTCCGTTTCCGCTGGGGATTATCGCCCTGATGGCGCTGTGCGCGCTGGCACTCCTGTTACGCCATCCGGATGTTGTGGACTGGCCGCGCCGGCACGTCCTGCAAAAACTGTTAACTATGGTGATCGTCCTGTTGATGTACGCCTGGGGCTTTGAGTGGCTGGGCTTCCCTGTCGCCACCGCCATTCTGACGCTGGTGATTGGCATTCTGTTTGGCGCCACATTACCCGCCGCGGGCATTTCCGGCGCGATCCTCGGCGTCGCCCTGTGGTATGCCTTCGACCGCCTGCTTGATGTCACCTTACCGCTCGGCGCCTGGCTGAGTTAA
- a CDS encoding tripartite tricarboxylate transporter permease, with protein MDTWIYLSQGFAVAMTPENLVIALIGCFVGTIVGLLPGLGPINGVAILLPLAFALHLPAESALILLATVYIGCEYGGRISSILLNVPGDAAAIMTALDGYPMAQQGRGGVALSISAVSSFFGSLIAIGGIILFAPLLAQWSLAFGPAEYFALMVFAIACLGSMMAQNPLKSFLAALIGLGLATVGVDANTGVYRFTFDSVHLSDGVQFIVVVIGLFSVSEILLMLEHTSSGQKLVRKTGRMLFNAKEGAQCVGATLRSSVIGFFVGVLPGAGATIASAITYMTEKKISGNSDSFGKGDIRGVAAPEAANNASACGSFIPMLTLGVPGSGTTAVMMGALTLYNITPGPAMFTEQPDIVWGLIAALLIANVMLLVMNIPLIGLFTRMLTIPLWFLVPAIAAVSAVGVYAVHSTTFDLVLMVALGVLGYVLRKMHFPMSPLILGFVLGEMLEQNLRRALSISNGNMAILWESSVTKVLLVMAVAVIVIPPLLRILRKRHTKPQVDVG; from the coding sequence ATGGATACCTGGATATATCTTTCTCAGGGTTTTGCGGTGGCGATGACGCCGGAAAACCTGGTGATCGCGCTGATCGGCTGCTTCGTCGGCACCATTGTCGGTCTGCTGCCGGGTCTGGGGCCGATCAACGGCGTGGCGATCCTGTTGCCACTGGCCTTTGCTTTGCATCTGCCAGCGGAATCGGCGCTAATCCTGTTGGCAACGGTTTACATTGGTTGCGAATACGGCGGACGCATTTCGTCGATTTTGCTCAACGTGCCCGGCGATGCGGCGGCAATTATGACCGCGCTGGACGGCTACCCGATGGCGCAACAGGGGCGCGGCGGCGTCGCGCTCTCTATTTCAGCGGTCAGCTCCTTCTTTGGCTCACTGATCGCCATCGGCGGAATCATTCTGTTCGCCCCCTTACTGGCGCAATGGTCGCTGGCGTTTGGTCCGGCAGAGTACTTCGCGCTCATGGTTTTTGCGATTGCCTGTCTTGGCAGCATGATGGCGCAAAATCCGCTGAAATCGTTTCTGGCGGCGCTGATTGGTCTGGGACTGGCGACCGTCGGCGTTGACGCCAACACCGGGGTGTATCGCTTTACCTTTGACAGCGTGCATCTTTCTGACGGCGTGCAGTTTATCGTCGTGGTGATCGGCCTGTTCTCGGTTTCTGAAATCCTGCTGATGCTGGAACATACCAGCAGCGGGCAGAAACTGGTACGCAAAACAGGGCGCATGCTGTTCAACGCCAAAGAAGGCGCGCAGTGCGTCGGCGCGACGCTGCGCTCGTCGGTGATTGGCTTCTTCGTCGGCGTGCTGCCGGGCGCGGGTGCCACCATCGCCAGCGCCATCACCTACATGACCGAGAAAAAAATCAGCGGCAACAGCGACAGCTTCGGCAAAGGCGATATTCGTGGGGTTGCCGCACCAGAAGCGGCGAATAACGCGTCGGCCTGTGGCTCGTTTATTCCGATGCTGACGCTGGGCGTGCCGGGTTCCGGCACCACGGCGGTGATGATGGGTGCCCTAACCCTGTACAACATCACGCCGGGACCGGCGATGTTTACCGAACAACCGGATATCGTCTGGGGATTGATTGCGGCTCTGCTGATTGCCAACGTGATGCTGCTGGTGATGAACATTCCGCTGATCGGCCTGTTCACCCGGATGCTGACCATCCCACTGTGGTTCCTGGTACCGGCTATCGCGGCGGTTTCCGCTGTCGGGGTGTACGCCGTACACAGTACAACCTTCGATCTGGTGCTGATGGTCGCGCTCGGCGTGCTGGGCTACGTTCTGCGCAAAATGCACTTCCCGATGTCGCCGCTGATCTTAGGCTTTGTGCTGGGCGAAATGCTCGAACAAAACCTGCGCCGTGCGTTGTCGATCAGTAACGGCAATATGGCGATTCTGTGGGAAAGTAGCGTCACCAAAGTGCTGCTGGTGATGGCGGTGGCAGTCATTGTGATCCCGCCGCTGTTACGGATCCTCCGTAAGCGCCACACCAAACCGCAGGTGGATGTCGGGTAA
- a CDS encoding alpha/beta hydrolase, translated as MLLKNLFRRVKWVSSGLLALIKHVVLTLLVVLIIFLGVRVYQTESGPDLHSWHTWHGNEMSAAALDNATFAQYQVREAALFADLQKQVGDTLSPDEQTPINRFWSGSRVAPAQFTPNWNRSFVLMPQGKPRGVAVMLHGLTDSPYSLKDIARIYQQQGFIAVVPRLPGHGTAPGALTAVDWEAWLAATRLAVREATRLVGNEVPLHLVGYSNGGALALKYTLDSLDDATLRRPRQVVLLSPMIGVTSFARFAGLAGLPALFPAFAKAAWLNVTPEFNPFKYNSFPVNAARQSYLLTKALQQQIVQDAQTMRLHDLPPVLTFQSVMDSTVSTQAVVESLYRYLGPNGSELVLFDINQAANLRPLLRTSSYTAAATLLPSVPRAYRTTVVTNATAETLAVVARDTLAGTRDVQVQPLQEAWPQEMYSLSHVAVPFPLTDSLYGLKPDVLNRYGLSIGTIALRGETSTLLVGLDTLMRVTSNPFFPYMKERIEAVIGRNVKN; from the coding sequence ATGTTGCTTAAAAACCTCTTCCGTCGGGTGAAGTGGGTCAGTTCCGGCCTGTTGGCGCTGATCAAACACGTGGTGCTGACGCTGCTGGTGGTACTGATTATTTTTCTCGGCGTGCGGGTGTATCAGACAGAGAGTGGGCCTGATCTTCATTCCTGGCATACCTGGCACGGGAATGAAATGAGCGCGGCGGCGCTGGATAACGCCACCTTTGCGCAGTATCAGGTACGGGAAGCGGCGCTGTTTGCCGATCTACAAAAACAGGTGGGCGATACGCTGAGCCCGGATGAGCAGACGCCGATCAACCGTTTCTGGTCGGGCAGTCGGGTTGCTCCGGCGCAATTTACCCCCAACTGGAACCGCTCATTCGTGTTGATGCCGCAAGGCAAACCGCGCGGCGTTGCCGTGATGCTCCACGGCCTGACCGACTCGCCCTACAGCCTGAAAGATATCGCCCGGATCTACCAGCAGCAGGGATTTATCGCCGTGGTGCCACGCCTGCCCGGACACGGCACCGCGCCAGGCGCGTTAACGGCGGTCGACTGGGAAGCGTGGCTGGCCGCGACACGTCTGGCGGTGCGTGAGGCGACGAGACTGGTGGGTAACGAGGTGCCGCTGCATCTGGTGGGGTACTCTAACGGCGGCGCGCTGGCGCTGAAATACACGCTGGACAGTCTGGACGACGCCACGCTGCGACGTCCGCGTCAGGTGGTGTTGCTGTCGCCGATGATTGGCGTCACGTCATTCGCCCGTTTTGCCGGGCTGGCGGGGTTACCGGCGCTGTTTCCCGCGTTTGCCAAAGCCGCGTGGCTCAACGTCACGCCAGAATTTAACCCCTTCAAATACAATTCGTTTCCTGTCAATGCGGCGCGGCAGTCTTATCTGCTGACCAAAGCGCTACAGCAGCAAATTGTCCAGGATGCGCAGACTATGCGACTTCACGATCTGCCGCCGGTGCTGACCTTCCAGTCGGTAATGGATTCCACCGTCAGCACCCAGGCGGTAGTGGAGTCGTTGTATCGCTATCTGGGACCTAACGGCAGCGAACTGGTGCTGTTTGATATCAATCAGGCGGCTAACCTGCGCCCTCTGCTGCGGACATCTTCTTATACCGCCGCCGCGACGTTGCTGCCCTCCGTACCGCGAGCTTACCGCACAACGGTGGTCACTAATGCCACGGCAGAAACGCTGGCCGTGGTGGCGCGTGACACCCTCGCCGGAACGCGTGATGTGCAGGTTCAGCCGTTACAGGAGGCCTGGCCGCAGGAGATGTATTCGTTGTCGCATGTGGCGGTGCCCTTTCCACTGACCGATTCGTTGTATGGGTTGAAGCCGGATGTGTTGAATCGCTATGGGCTGAGCATTGGCACGATTGCGCTGCGCGGAGAGACCTCCACGCTGCTGGTGGGGCTGGATACGTTAATGCGTGTCACCTCGAATCCGTTCTTTCCCTATATGAAGGAACGGATTGAGGCGGTTATCGGAAGGAATGTTAAGAATTGA
- the glaH gene encoding glutarate dioxygenase GlaH produces the protein MNALTAVKPNAEDPGQPGNGFTLKPSAQSPRLLELTFSARTTEHFLRQVAQWPVQALEYKSFLRFKVGKILDDLCDNQLQPLLLKTLLDRAKGALLINAEGIDNVAQADDMVKLATAVAHLVGRSNFDAMSGQYYARFVVKNVDNSDSYLRQPHRVMELHNDGTYVEEITDYVLMMKIDEQNMTGGNSLLLHLDDWEHLDEYFSHPLARRPMRFAAPPSKNVSHDVYHPVFDVDQQGRPVMRYIDQFVQPKDFEEGVWLSELSDALETSKSILSVPVSVGKFLLINNLFWLHGRDRFTSHPDLRRELMRQRGYFAYSTHHYQTHQ, from the coding sequence ATGAATGCACTGACTGCCGTTAAACCAAACGCTGAAGATCCAGGCCAACCTGGCAACGGATTTACGCTGAAACCGTCAGCCCAATCCCCACGTCTGCTGGAGCTGACCTTTTCCGCCCGGACGACAGAACACTTTCTTCGGCAGGTCGCGCAATGGCCGGTGCAGGCACTGGAATACAAATCGTTCCTGCGCTTCAAAGTGGGCAAGATCCTTGACGATCTGTGCGACAACCAGCTGCAGCCGCTGCTGCTGAAAACGCTGCTGGATCGCGCAAAGGGCGCGTTACTGATCAACGCAGAAGGCATCGATAACGTGGCGCAGGCTGACGATATGGTCAAACTGGCAACCGCGGTGGCCCATCTGGTTGGACGCTCCAACTTTGATGCCATGAGCGGTCAGTATTATGCGCGCTTTGTGGTAAAAAACGTCGATAACTCAGACAGCTATCTGCGTCAGCCACACCGCGTAATGGAGTTGCATAACGACGGCACCTACGTCGAAGAGATCACCGATTACGTGCTGATGATGAAAATCGACGAGCAAAACATGACCGGCGGCAACTCGCTGCTGCTGCATCTTGACGACTGGGAACATCTTGACGAGTACTTCAGCCACCCACTGGCGCGCCGTCCGATGCGCTTCGCTGCGCCGCCCAGCAAGAACGTCAGTCATGATGTGTACCACCCGGTATTTGACGTCGACCAACAGGGCCGCCCGGTTATGCGCTACATCGACCAGTTTGTGCAGCCAAAAGATTTTGAAGAAGGTGTCTGGCTGAGCGAGCTGTCTGATGCGCTGGAAACCAGCAAAAGCATCCTGTCCGTTCCGGTTTCGGTGGGTAAATTCCTGTTGATCAACAACCTGTTCTGGCTACACGGACGCGATCGTTTTACCTCGCACCCGGACCTGCGCCGCGAACTCATGCGTCAGCGCGGCTACTTCGCTTATTCCACCCACCACTACCAGACGCATCAGTAA
- the lhgO gene encoding L-2-hydroxyglutarate oxidase, translating into MYDFVIIGGGIIGMSTAMQLSEVYPDARIALLEKESGPACHQTGHNSGVIHAGVYYTPGSLKAQFCLAGNRATKAFCDQNSIRYDTCGKMLVATSEQEMERMRALWDRTAANGLEREWLNAQELREREPNITGLGGIFVPSSGIVSYREVTAAMAKIFQARGGEIIYNADVSALKEHASGVVVRTRQGQECEGSTLITCSGLMADRLVKMLGVEPGFIICPFRGEYFRLAAEHNHIVNHLIYPIPDPAMPFLGVHLTRMIDGSVTVGPNAVLAFKREGYRKRDFSLSDTLEILGSSGIRRVLQNNLRAGLSEMKNSLCKSGYLRLVQKYCPSLTLNDLQPWPAGVRAQAVSPDGKLIDDFLFVTTPRSIHTCNAASPAATSALPIGAHIVSQVQTLLANQSNPGRTLRAARSVDTLHAAFTR; encoded by the coding sequence ATGTATGATTTTGTGATTATTGGCGGCGGCATTATTGGCATGTCGACCGCCATGCAGTTAAGTGAGGTCTATCCGGACGCTCGCATCGCGCTGCTGGAAAAAGAGTCCGGCCCGGCCTGTCATCAGACGGGCCACAACAGCGGCGTGATCCATGCCGGGGTCTATTACACTCCCGGCAGTCTGAAAGCGCAGTTTTGTCTCGCCGGTAACCGTGCGACCAAAGCCTTTTGCGATCAAAACAGCATCCGCTACGACACCTGCGGCAAGATGTTGGTCGCCACCTCTGAACAGGAAATGGAACGGATGCGCGCCCTGTGGGATCGCACCGCCGCGAATGGCTTAGAACGCGAGTGGCTGAATGCGCAGGAATTGCGCGAGCGCGAACCAAACATCACCGGACTCGGCGGCATTTTTGTGCCGTCCAGCGGGATCGTCAGCTACCGGGAGGTCACGGCGGCGATGGCGAAAATCTTCCAGGCCAGAGGCGGCGAAATTATCTACAACGCCGACGTCAGCGCTCTGAAAGAGCACGCCTCGGGCGTGGTCGTGCGTACCCGCCAGGGACAGGAATGTGAAGGGTCGACGCTAATTACCTGCTCCGGACTGATGGCCGATCGGCTGGTGAAAATGCTCGGCGTCGAGCCAGGTTTTATCATCTGCCCGTTCCGTGGCGAGTACTTCCGCCTGGCGGCGGAACACAACCATATCGTCAACCATCTGATCTACCCGATCCCCGATCCGGCGATGCCGTTTCTCGGCGTCCATCTCACCCGCATGATCGACGGCAGCGTCACGGTTGGGCCGAATGCGGTGCTGGCGTTTAAGCGCGAGGGCTATCGCAAACGCGACTTTTCGCTCAGCGATACGCTGGAGATCCTCGGTTCTTCCGGCATTCGTCGGGTTCTGCAAAACAACCTGCGCGCCGGTTTAAGCGAAATGAAAAACTCGCTGTGCAAGAGTGGCTATCTGCGACTGGTGCAAAAGTACTGCCCGAGCCTGACGCTAAACGATCTGCAACCGTGGCCTGCAGGCGTCCGCGCTCAGGCCGTTTCGCCGGACGGCAAGCTGATTGACGATTTTCTGTTTGTCACCACACCGCGATCGATCCACACCTGCAATGCCGCCTCCCCGGCGGCGACGTCAGCGCTGCCTATCGGCGCACACATCGTCAGCCAGGTACAAACGCTGCTGGCAAACCAGAGCAACCCCGGACGCACGCTGCGTGCGGCACGTAGCGTGGACACCTTACACGCCGCTTTCACCCGTTAA
- the gabD gene encoding NADP-dependent succinate-semialdehyde dehydrogenase, which yields MQLNDPTLFRQQALIDGQWRDADSGEVIAVTNPANGKTLGSVPKMGSAETRDAIEAANRALPAWRDLTAKERANILRRWFNLMLEHQDDLARLMTLEQGKPLAEAKGEISYAASFIEWFAEEGKRIYGDTIPGHQADKRLIVIKQPIGVTAAITPWNFPSAMITRKAGPALAAGCTMVLKPASQTPFSALALAELANRAGIPPGVFSVVTGSAGAVGNELTHNPLVRKLSFTGSTEIGRQLMEQCAKDIKKVSLELGGNAPFIVFDDACLDKAVEGALASKFRNAGQTCVCANRLYVQDGVYERFAEKLQQAVEKLHLGDGLAPDVTTGPLIDEKAVAKVQEHIADALEKGARIITGGKPHALGGNFFQPTILVDVPDNAKVAKEETFGPLAPLFRFSDEADVIRQANDTEFGLAAYFYARDLSRVFRVGEALEYGIVGINTGIISNEVAPFGGIKASGLGREGSKYGIEDYLEIKYLCIGLS from the coding sequence ATGCAACTAAACGATCCGACGTTGTTCCGTCAGCAGGCCTTGATCGACGGCCAGTGGCGCGATGCCGATAGCGGCGAAGTCATTGCGGTGACCAACCCGGCCAACGGCAAGACGCTGGGCAGCGTGCCGAAAATGGGCAGCGCGGAAACCCGCGACGCCATTGAGGCCGCTAACCGCGCGCTGCCCGCCTGGCGCGACCTCACCGCCAAAGAGCGGGCGAATATTCTGCGTCGCTGGTTCAATCTGATGCTGGAGCATCAGGACGATCTCGCCCGCCTGATGACCCTGGAACAGGGCAAGCCGCTGGCAGAAGCCAAAGGGGAAATCAGCTATGCCGCCTCCTTTATTGAGTGGTTTGCCGAAGAGGGCAAACGCATTTATGGCGACACCATACCCGGACACCAGGCCGACAAACGCCTGATCGTCATTAAGCAACCGATTGGCGTTACTGCCGCCATTACGCCGTGGAACTTCCCGTCAGCGATGATCACCCGCAAAGCCGGTCCGGCACTGGCGGCTGGCTGCACGATGGTGCTTAAACCCGCCAGCCAGACGCCGTTCTCCGCGCTGGCGCTGGCGGAACTGGCAAACCGCGCCGGGATCCCGCCGGGCGTATTCAGTGTTGTCACCGGTTCGGCGGGCGCGGTCGGTAACGAACTGACCCACAATCCGCTGGTGCGCAAACTGTCGTTCACCGGTTCGACGGAGATTGGTCGTCAGTTGATGGAACAGTGCGCCAAAGACATCAAAAAAGTCTCTCTGGAGTTGGGCGGTAATGCGCCGTTTATCGTCTTTGACGATGCCTGCCTCGATAAAGCGGTTGAAGGCGCGCTGGCGTCCAAGTTCCGCAACGCCGGACAGACCTGCGTCTGCGCCAACCGTCTGTATGTGCAGGACGGCGTTTATGAGCGCTTTGCGGAGAAGCTGCAACAGGCGGTGGAAAAACTGCATCTCGGTGACGGTCTGGCACCCGACGTCACTACCGGCCCACTGATTGATGAGAAAGCGGTCGCCAAAGTGCAGGAGCATATTGCCGATGCGCTGGAAAAAGGGGCGCGCATCATCACCGGCGGAAAACCGCACGCGCTGGGCGGTAATTTCTTCCAGCCCACCATTCTGGTGGACGTGCCAGACAACGCAAAGGTCGCCAAAGAAGAGACCTTCGGTCCATTGGCTCCGCTGTTCCGCTTTAGTGATGAAGCCGACGTGATCAGACAGGCCAACGACACCGAGTTTGGTCTGGCGGCCTATTTCTACGCCCGCGATTTGAGCCGCGTCTTTCGCGTTGGCGAGGCGCTGGAGTACGGCATCGTCGGCATTAATACCGGCATTATCTCGAACGAAGTCGCGCCGTTTGGCGGGATCAAAGCCTCCGGTCTTGGCCGTGAAGGTTCCAAATACGGCATCGAAGATTACTTAGAAATCAAATACCTGTGCATTGGCCTTTCATAA
- the gabT gene encoding 4-aminobutyrate--2-oxoglutarate transaminase — MSTNNELMQRRAHAVPRGVGQIHPIFAARAENCRVWDVEGREFLDFAGGIAVLNTGHLHPQIVSAVEAQLKKLSHTCFQVLAYEPYLQLCEIMNQKVPGDFAKKTLLVTTGSEAVENAVKIARAATKRTGTIAFSGAYHGRTHYTLSLTGKVNPYSAGMGLMPGHVYRALYPCALHGISEDDAIASIHRIFKNDAAPEDIAAIVIEPVQGEGGFYAASPAFMQRLRAICDEHGIMLIADEVQSGAGRTGTLFAMEQMGVAPDITTFAKSIAGGFPLAGVTGRADVMDAIPPGGLGGTYAGNPIACAAALAVLNIFEQENLLQKANELGKTLRNGLLAIAETHREIGDVRGMGAMIAIELFEDGDHNKPDAKLTAEIVARARDKGLILLSCGPYYNVLRILVPLTIEEAQIRQGLDIIAQCFDEAKHG; from the coding sequence ATGAGCACCAATAACGAATTAATGCAGCGTCGCGCTCATGCCGTCCCGCGTGGCGTAGGACAAATTCATCCGATCTTTGCCGCGCGCGCGGAAAACTGCCGGGTCTGGGATGTGGAAGGCCGTGAATTCCTGGATTTTGCTGGCGGCATCGCGGTGCTGAACACCGGACACCTGCACCCGCAGATCGTCTCGGCAGTCGAAGCGCAACTGAAAAAACTGTCCCACACCTGCTTCCAGGTGTTGGCCTATGAGCCGTATCTGCAACTGTGCGAAATCATGAACCAGAAAGTGCCGGGCGACTTCGCCAAGAAGACCCTGCTGGTCACCACCGGTTCCGAAGCGGTAGAAAACGCTGTGAAGATCGCCCGCGCGGCAACGAAACGGACGGGGACGATCGCCTTTAGCGGTGCATACCACGGTCGCACTCACTACACCCTGTCGCTGACCGGGAAAGTGAACCCGTACTCCGCCGGAATGGGGCTGATGCCGGGTCACGTCTATCGCGCGCTCTATCCGTGCGCCTTGCACGGCATTAGCGAAGATGACGCCATCGCCAGCATTCACCGCATCTTTAAAAATGATGCCGCGCCGGAAGATATCGCCGCCATCGTGATTGAACCAGTACAGGGCGAAGGCGGTTTTTACGCCGCCTCTCCGGCCTTTATGCAGCGCCTGCGCGCGATTTGCGACGAACACGGGATCATGCTGATTGCCGATGAAGTACAGAGCGGTGCGGGGCGTACCGGTACGCTGTTTGCGATGGAGCAGATGGGCGTGGCACCGGACATCACCACCTTCGCCAAATCCATTGCCGGGGGCTTCCCGCTGGCGGGCGTCACCGGACGCGCCGACGTCATGGACGCCATCCCGCCGGGTGGACTGGGCGGCACCTATGCCGGTAACCCGATTGCCTGCGCCGCCGCGCTGGCGGTCCTGAACATTTTCGAGCAGGAAAATCTGCTGCAAAAAGCCAACGAACTCGGCAAAACCCTGCGCAACGGTCTGCTGGCGATTGCCGAAACGCATCGTGAAATCGGCGATGTCCGTGGAATGGGGGCGATGATCGCCATCGAACTGTTTGAAGACGGCGACCACAACAAGCCGGATGCAAAACTGACGGCAGAGATCGTCGCGCGCGCCCGCGACAAAGGTCTGATCCTGCTCTCCTGTGGGCCGTACTACAACGTGCTGCGCATCCTCGTTCCGCTCACCATTGAAGAGGCGCAAATCCGCCAGGGGCTGGACATTATCGCCCAGTGTTTTGATGAGGCGAAACACGGTTAA
- the gabP gene encoding GABA permease, which yields MGQLSQSHDLGGGLKSRHVTMLSIAGVIGASLFVGSSVAIAQAGPAVLLAYLFAGLLVVMIMRMLAEMAVATPDTGSFSTYADKAIGRWAGYTIGWLYWWFWVLVIPLEANIAAIILNSWVPGVPIWLFSLVITLALTGSNLLSVKNYGEFEFWLALCKVIAILAFIALGAAAISGFYPYAEVSGISRLWDHGGFMPNGFGAVLSAMLITMFSFMGAEIVTIAAAESDTPDKHIVRATNSVIWRISIFYLCSIFVVVSLIPWNMPGLKEVGSYQSVLELLHIPHAKLIMDCVILLSVTSCLNSALYTASRMLYSLSRRGDAPAMMGKINRSKTPWVAVLLSTGAAFLTVVVNYYAPAKVFKFLIDSSGAIALLVYLVIAVSQLRMRKILLAEGGEIKLKMWLYPWLTWLVIGFIIFVLVVMLFRPAQQLEVISTGLLGLGIICTVPIMSRWKKLVLWQKTPLQNTR from the coding sequence ATGGGGCAACTGTCGCAATCACATGATTTAGGGGGCGGGCTGAAATCACGCCACGTCACCATGCTGTCTATTGCCGGGGTTATCGGCGCAAGTCTGTTTGTGGGTTCCAGTGTGGCGATAGCCCAGGCCGGGCCCGCGGTCCTGCTGGCCTATCTGTTCGCCGGGTTACTGGTGGTGATGATTATGCGGATGCTGGCCGAAATGGCCGTCGCCACGCCGGACACCGGTTCCTTTTCCACGTACGCCGATAAAGCCATCGGACGCTGGGCAGGCTACACCATCGGCTGGTTGTACTGGTGGTTCTGGGTGCTGGTGATCCCGCTTGAAGCGAATATCGCCGCCATCATCCTCAATTCCTGGGTCCCCGGCGTCCCGATCTGGCTGTTCTCGCTGGTCATCACGCTGGCGTTAACCGGCAGTAATTTGCTGAGCGTCAAAAATTACGGTGAGTTTGAGTTCTGGCTGGCGCTGTGCAAAGTGATTGCCATCCTCGCCTTTATCGCGCTGGGTGCCGCGGCGATCAGCGGTTTTTACCCTTACGCTGAAGTCAGCGGTATTTCGCGCTTGTGGGATCACGGCGGCTTTATGCCGAACGGCTTTGGCGCGGTGCTAAGCGCCATGCTGATCACCATGTTCTCCTTTATGGGCGCTGAGATTGTTACCATCGCCGCTGCCGAATCCGACACGCCGGATAAGCACATCGTCCGCGCCACTAACTCGGTCATCTGGCGTATTTCGATCTTTTATCTGTGTTCGATCTTTGTCGTCGTCTCCCTGATTCCGTGGAACATGCCGGGTCTGAAAGAGGTAGGTTCCTATCAGTCGGTGCTGGAACTGCTGCATATTCCGCATGCCAAACTGATCATGGACTGTGTGATCCTGCTGTCGGTAACCAGTTGCCTGAACTCTGCGCTGTATACCGCGTCGCGAATGCTCTACTCCCTGAGCCGCCGTGGCGACGCGCCAGCCATGATGGGTAAAATCAATCGCAGCAAAACCCCCTGGGTGGCGGTGTTACTCTCGACAGGCGCGGCGTTTTTAACCGTAGTCGTGAACTATTATGCCCCGGCAAAAGTGTTTAAGTTCCTGATTGACAGCTCCGGCGCCATCGCCCTACTGGTATATCTGGTTATCGCCGTTTCTCAGCTGAGGATGCGCAAAATCCTGCTGGCGGAAGGCGGCGAGATCAAACTGAAAATGTGGCTCTATCCATGGCTGACCTGGCTGGTGATTGGCTTTATCATCTTTGTGCTGGTTGTGATGCTCTTCCGCCCGGCGCAACAGCTGGAAGTGATTTCCACAGGGTTGCTGGGGCTGGGGATTATTTGCACCGTGCCGATTATGTCGCGCTGGAAAAAACTGGTATTGTGGCAAAAGACACCGCTGCAAAATACCCGTTAA
- the csiR gene encoding DNA-binding transcriptional regulator CsiR — translation MTAISHPTAIDGYRWLKNDIIRGVYQPDEKLRMSLLTSRYSLGVGPLREALSHLVAERLVTVVNQKGYRVASMSEQELLDIFDARANMEAMLVSLAIERGGDEWEAEILARAHMLSKLEASDASEHLLDEWDLRHQAYHTAIVAGCGSQYLLQMRERLFDLAARYRFIWLRKTVLSVEMLEDKHIQHQTLTEAILARDATRASELMRQHLLTPIPIIQQAMTGKLLAQKS, via the coding sequence ATGACCGCCATTTCCCATCCGACGGCCATAGATGGATACCGCTGGCTGAAGAACGATATTATCCGTGGTGTTTATCAACCTGATGAAAAACTGCGCATGAGTTTATTAACTTCACGCTATTCTCTTGGCGTTGGGCCGCTCAGGGAGGCGCTTTCTCATCTGGTGGCGGAACGGCTGGTCACGGTGGTGAATCAAAAAGGGTATCGGGTGGCGTCCATGTCAGAGCAGGAACTGCTCGATATTTTCGACGCCCGGGCCAATATGGAAGCCATGCTGGTAAGTCTGGCGATTGAACGCGGCGGTGACGAATGGGAAGCTGAGATCCTCGCCCGCGCCCACATGCTCAGCAAGCTAGAGGCCAGCGACGCCAGCGAACACCTGCTGGATGAGTGGGATTTACGCCATCAGGCATACCATACCGCTATTGTTGCCGGATGCGGTTCGCAGTATCTGCTGCAAATGCGTGAACGGTTGTTTGATCTCGCGGCGCGCTATCGGTTTATCTGGCTGCGAAAAACGGTCTTGTCGGTTGAAATGCTGGAGGATAAACACATTCAGCATCAGACGCTAACGGAGGCAATTCTGGCGCGCGATGCGACGCGCGCCAGTGAACTCATGCGCCAACATTTACTGACGCCGATACCTATTATCCAGCAGGCCATGACCGGTAAACTACTGGCGCAAAAATCCTGA